A window from Capsicum annuum cultivar UCD-10X-F1 unplaced genomic scaffold, UCD10Xv1.1 ctg3397, whole genome shotgun sequence encodes these proteins:
- the LOC107864489 gene encoding protein BOBBER 1-like, producing the protein MAILSDYTEGENQSQAKKPIEEEEEIKENESNNSSSSNEPKKEEENNNKKKLQPNQFNGLDMENYTWGQTLQDVTINVSVPLGTKSTFLAVDIKNNSIKLGLKNQPPIVEGELLEPVKADECFWSLEDQKQVTILMTKRSGSDWWKSLFKNGPEIDTQKAEPEPSRLSELDLETRSAVEKMMFDQKQKQKGLPTSEEIQNQDQIKKIMEENPEIAKHFANSPANANGKGGLSNVRMMSSGGGMMR; encoded by the exons ATGGCAATTCTTTCAGACTACACTGAAGGAGAAAATCAATCACAAGCCAAAAAAcctatagaagaagaagaagaaattaaagaaaatgaatcaaataattcttcttcttctaatgaaccaaaaaaagaagaagaaaataataataagaagaaattaCAGCCAAATCAATTTAATGGGCTTGATATGGAGAATTATACATGGGGACAAACACTTCAAGATGTTACTATTAATGTCTCAGTGCCACTTGGTACAAAATCAACATTTTTAGCTGTGGATATCAAGAACAATTCCATCAAACTTGGTCTCAAAAATCAACCACCAATTGTTGAAG GTGAACTATTGGAGCCTGTGAAAGCTGATGAATGTTTTTGGAGTTTAGAAGATCAAAAACAAGTAACAATTTTGATGACAAAAAGGAGTGGTTCTGATTGGTGGAAAAGTTTGTTCAAAAATGGACCAGAAATTGACACACAAAAAGCTGAGCCAGAGCCAAGTAGGCTGTCAGAATTGGACTTAGAAACAAGATCAGCAGTTGAAAAAATGATGTTTGAtcaaaaacaaaagcaaaaagGGTTACCAACAAGTgaagaaattcaaaatcaagatcaAATCAAGAAGATTATGGAAGAAAATCCTGAGATTGCTAAGCATTTTGCTAATTCTCCAGCTAATGCTAATGGCAAAGGTGGTTTGTCCAATGTTAGGATGATGTCAAGTGGCGGCGGGATGATGCGTTAA